From a region of the Acidobacteriota bacterium genome:
- a CDS encoding efflux RND transporter periplasmic adaptor subunit yields the protein MKLLKVFLVLALVAAAFAGGFLARGGSGTTPPGRSAAAGARRILYYVDPMHPAYTSDKPGTAPDCGMALEPVYADEVGAAAPPSAERKVLFYRDPKVPSYTSRAPGLNPETGNTLEPVYAPGAEAAPPGTVHISPERQQLIGVKYATVTAEGGGRTIRTVGKVAFDERRIAHVHPRFEGWVEKVYVDFTGEVVRRGQTMLTVYSPEMLASQQELLLARKARDLMSANPLPSASTHGDSLFAAAKQRLQLWGLTDAQIEQVLRTGEPIRSIALPAPAGGFVTTRNAFPNQKVTPDSDLYTIADLSRVWIVADLFESDAASVRVGETARILVPYSDAPPLSAKVSYIQPEVDPATRTIKVRLDVGNPGTRLKPEMFVNAEFTVRGTPRLTVPADAVLDTGERQTVFIDRGNGYLEPRAVKIGERLGDRIAIDSGLAAGERIVASGAFLVDSESQLRAAVSAMAAPKGHEHD from the coding sequence ATGAAACTGCTCAAAGTCTTCCTCGTCCTTGCGCTGGTGGCGGCGGCATTCGCCGGTGGCTTCCTGGCGCGCGGCGGGTCCGGCACAACGCCCCCCGGCAGGAGCGCGGCGGCGGGCGCGCGGCGGATTCTCTACTACGTGGACCCGATGCACCCGGCCTACACGTCGGACAAGCCGGGCACGGCGCCCGACTGCGGCATGGCGCTCGAGCCCGTGTACGCCGACGAGGTGGGTGCCGCCGCTCCCCCGTCCGCGGAGCGGAAGGTGCTCTTCTACCGCGACCCGAAGGTCCCGTCATACACGTCCCGCGCCCCGGGCCTCAATCCCGAAACGGGCAACACGCTCGAGCCGGTGTACGCGCCAGGCGCCGAAGCGGCGCCCCCCGGCACCGTCCACATCTCTCCGGAACGCCAGCAGCTGATCGGCGTGAAGTACGCCACGGTCACCGCGGAAGGCGGCGGGCGGACCATCCGGACCGTCGGGAAGGTCGCGTTCGACGAGAGGCGCATCGCCCACGTACATCCCCGCTTCGAAGGGTGGGTCGAAAAGGTCTACGTGGACTTCACCGGCGAGGTCGTCCGCCGCGGCCAGACGATGCTGACCGTTTACAGCCCCGAGATGCTGGCCTCGCAGCAGGAACTGCTGCTCGCGCGCAAGGCGCGCGACCTGATGAGCGCCAATCCCCTTCCGAGCGCGTCCACGCACGGCGATTCGCTGTTCGCCGCGGCGAAGCAACGGCTGCAGCTCTGGGGCCTGACCGACGCGCAGATCGAACAGGTGCTCCGCACCGGCGAGCCGATCCGCAGCATCGCGCTGCCGGCGCCGGCGGGCGGCTTCGTCACCACGCGGAATGCCTTTCCGAACCAGAAGGTGACGCCCGACAGCGACCTGTACACCATCGCGGACCTGAGCCGCGTCTGGATCGTCGCCGACCTCTTCGAGTCGGACGCCGCGTCTGTCCGCGTCGGCGAGACCGCGCGCATCCTCGTCCCCTACTCGGATGCGCCCCCGCTCTCGGCGAAGGTGAGCTACATCCAGCCCGAAGTGGATCCCGCGACGCGGACGATCAAGGTGCGCCTCGACGTCGGCAACCCCGGCACGCGCCTGAAGCCGGAGATGTTCGTCAACGCCGAGTTTACCGTCCGCGGCACGCCGCGGCTGACGGTGCCGGCCGACGCCGTGCTGGACACCGGCGAGCGCCAGACCGTGTTCATCGATCGCGGCAACGGTTACCTCGAGCCGCGGGCCGTGAAGATCGGCGAGCGGCTGGGCGATCGCATCGCGATCGACAGTGGTCTCGCCGCCGGCGAGCGCATCGTCGCCTCCGGCGCGTTCCTCGTGGACTCGGAGAGCCAGCTGCGCGCCGCGGTCAGCGCGATGGCCGCGCCGAAGGGGCACGAGCATGATTGA